The following coding sequences are from one Diabrotica virgifera virgifera chromosome 2, PGI_DIABVI_V3a window:
- the LOC126880918 gene encoding uncharacterized protein LOC126880918 — protein METLQLITQWKDSQSSSKAQRLLDTMLKTNFVVALHCLSHVLNITVSLSKSLQAKSLDKISARSFVNDILLVFHKKREDAENMFKGIFEEVTKVHQKLDFPILLPRINARQIYRSNIETKNPEEYFRVSVFIPLLENIFQDLEFRFNSDLFEILDINNLIPVNVLNQSDNNLKFLVKKVSEYLGKFRNDSVEFLSDLLESEIALRINKWKGIENKTNDLPATALDTLLLCSNEIFPTIYTLIQIISVMPVSVASAERSFSTLKRLKSWLPSTMCQERLVGLSLLNIHRDIEINIDAVIDRFSKQRT, from the coding sequence ATGGAAACTTTGCAACTAATAACGCAGTGGAAAGATTCTCAATCATCTTCAAAAGCTCAAAGATTATTGGATACAATGCTAAAAACAAATTTTGTAGTTGCTCTCCATTGCTTGTCCCATGTTTTAAATATAACTGTAAGTTTAAGTAAATCTTTGCAGGCTAAAAGTTTGGACAAAATTTCTGCTCGATCTTTCGTAAACGATATATTATTAGTATTTCATAAAAAAAGAGAGGATGCTGAAAATATGTTTAAAGGTATTTTTGAAGAAGTAACGAAAGTTcatcaaaaattagattttccaataTTACTGCCAAGAATCAATGCCAGACAAATTTATCGCAGtaatattgaaacaaaaaatcCTGAAGAATATTTTAGAGTGTCAGTTTTTATACCCCTTTTAGAAAACATATTCCAAGACCTCGAGTTTCGTTTCAATTCAGATCTTTTCGAAATTTTAGATATAAACAACTTAATACCGGTTAATGTTTTAAACCAGAGCGATAATAATTTAAAGTTTCTAGTAAAAAAGGTTTCCGAATATCTTGGTAAATTTAGAAATGATTCCGTAGAATTTTTATCAGATTTGCTGGAATCGGAAATAGCGCTCAGGATAAATAAATGGAaaggaatagaaaataaaacaaatGATTTGCCAGCGACAGCGTTAGATACCTTGCTGCTTTGCAGTAACGAAATATTTCCCACCATATATACACTCATACAGATAATTTCTGTAATGCCGGTAAGTGTGGCAAGTGCTGAAAGATCATTTTCCACACTTAAGAGACTAAAATCATGGTTACCGTCTACGATGTGTCAGGAAAGACTAGTTGGATTAAGTTTATTAAATATACACAGAGATATTGAAATAAATATCGATGCTGTTATTGATAGGTTTTCAAAGCAACGGACATGA